Genomic window (bacterium):
CGCGGCACCGGCGTGCCGTCCCGCGCGACGCTCGAGACGACCTCGACCTGCCCCTTGTGGCGAAGCGCACCGCCGTCGGTCTCGGGACGCAGCACCCGCGGGAGGTCATCGATGGCGCACGGCGGGAAGCGCAGCCCGTCGGGCGCCGGTGTGAGGCCCGTCGCGTTCGCCACGGCCGCCATCTCGATGCCCGACTTCGTCCCATCGATGAATGAGTTGAACATTTGCGGGTTCATGCCGCCGAGCCGCGCCTGCTCCGCGCTGAGACCGTAGTGGGTCCACACGGTCTCCGGCGTCGACTGGTGGTAAGCCGGTAGGTACTTGGTGCCTTTCCCCGCGGCGACCACCTCGAATCCGCACGTGCGGGCCCAGTCGACCTGCTCGACGATGAGCGCCGGTTGGTCGCCGTACGCGAGACTGTACACGACCCCACCCGCTTTGGCCTTGCGGGCGAGCCACGGGCCGGCGAGCGCGTCGGCCTCGACGTTCACCATCACGATGTGCTTCCCGTTGGCGATCGCCGCGAGCGCGTGCGCGATGCCGGCCGGGGGATGACCGGTCGCGTCGATCGCCACATCAACCGCCGGATGTTGGATCAACACCGTCGCGTCATCCCCGACCCACGTCGTGCCCTGATCTACGGCGTCGCCGGGGGAACGCGCGGCGAGGCGTTCCGCGGGCCAGCCGACGCGCTGCAGGTTCGCCCGCGCACGCTCGGGCGCCAGATCCGCGACGCCGATGAGATGCAGCCCGGGGGTGCGCCGGATCTGCGAGAGAAACATCGACCCGAACTTCCCGGCGCCGATCAGGGCGACGCGAAGCGGCGTGCCCGCCGCCTCGCGCTCGAGCAGACGC
Coding sequences:
- a CDS encoding SAF domain-containing protein yields the protein MNLHQRLLEREAAGTPLRVALIGAGKFGSMFLSQIRRTPGLHLIGVADLAPERARANLQRVGWPAERLAARSPGDAVDQGTTWVGDDATVLIQHPAVDVAIDATGHPPAGIAHALAAIANGKHIVMVNVEADALAGPWLARKAKAGGVVYSLAYGDQPALIVEQVDWARTCGFEVVAAGKGTKYLPAYHQSTPETVWTHYGLSAEQARLGGMNPQMFNSFIDGTKSGIEMAAVANATGLTPAPDGLRFPPCAIDDLPRVLRPETDGGALRHKGQVEVVSSVARDGTPVPRNLRWGVYVVFEAASDYVRRCFAEYGIATDPEGRYAALYRPSHLVGLELGVSVASVGLRGEPTGAPTGFRGDVVATAKRDLAAGTLLDGEGGFTVWGKLLPAAESLRVGGLPIGLADGVTLRRAVTSGAVVRWSDVVVDESSEPVRVRREMEAMFAADLGGPASTT